Below is a genomic region from Virgibacillus dokdonensis.
AACCAATGTTACAAATCGGAGAGCGAACATTTGCATCTAGATTATTGTTAGGTACGGGAAAATATCCAAGTTTCCAAGTACAAAAAGAAGCCGTAAATATATCAAAAGCAGAAATTCTAACCTTTGCTGTTAGAAGAATGAATATTTTTGACACAAAAGAACCAAATTTATTGGAAGAATTAGATTTAAAGAAATATACCTTATTGCCGAATACAGCTGGAGCTAAAACGGCAGAAGAAGCAGTGCGGATCGCACGTTTAGCAAAAGCATCTGAACTCTGTGATATGATTAAGGTAGAGATAATTGGATGTGATAAAACATTATTACCAGACCCATTTGAAACAATGAAAGCATCTAAGCTGTTACTTGAGGAAGGTTTTACCGTTTTAACGTACACATCGGATGATGTCGTATTAGCAAGACAGTTAGAAGAAGCTGGTGTACACGCAATCATGCCTGGCGCTTCTCCAATTGGCTCTGGGCAAGGAGTAATAAATCCGCTAAATTTGCAATTTATTATTGAGCAATCGAATGTTCCTGTTATTGTTGATGCGGGGATTGGAGCAGCAAGTGATGCTAGTTATGCCATGGAATTAGGCGCTGACGGAATATTATTAAATACGGCTGTATCTGGAGCGGATGATCCGGTTAAAATGGCAAAGGCGATGAAACTTGCGGTTGAATCAGGGCGATTAAGTTATGAAGCAGGAAGAATACCGAAAAAAACATATGCAACCAAAAGTAGTCCAGATACGGCGATGATAGAATGATAAAACAGCGTTATTCACGACAAGAGTTATTTGCTCCAATTGGAACAGAGGGCCAACAAAAACTAGCTAATAAGCATGTCGTTATTGTTGGAGCTGGTGCATTAGGAAGTGCAAATGGGGAAATGTTAGCTCGTGCTGGTGTTGGGA
It encodes:
- a CDS encoding thiazole synthase, whose amino-acid sequence is MLQIGERTFASRLLLGTGKYPSFQVQKEAVNISKAEILTFAVRRMNIFDTKEPNLLEELDLKKYTLLPNTAGAKTAEEAVRIARLAKASELCDMIKVEIIGCDKTLLPDPFETMKASKLLLEEGFTVLTYTSDDVVLARQLEEAGVHAIMPGASPIGSGQGVINPLNLQFIIEQSNVPVIVDAGIGAASDASYAMELGADGILLNTAVSGADDPVKMAKAMKLAVESGRLSYEAGRIPKKTYATKSSPDTAMIE